In Haematobia irritans isolate KBUSLIRL chromosome 1, ASM5000362v1, whole genome shotgun sequence, a genomic segment contains:
- the LOC142221766 gene encoding phospholipase A1-like: MKFLWILAVCVLAVTANQPFDDDESQIHGENGWYVPRLDGSFDWVDMEVAENYLRSMEDLEDVETYLSTAPVKYYLYTRANPSKGQKLTSTTKSIDDSNFDPSKPTYFVIHGWTQSYTSGMNKDIRSAALRTFDCNVIIVDWARARSVDYVTSVAAVSKVGKKIASFIDFLNKEYKMSFDTLTVAGHSLGAHVAGYAGKNVKNGKIGVIVGMDPAMPLFNYDKPKKRLAETDAVYVESIQTNGGLLGFLKPIGRGAFYPNGGESQPGCIADITGACSHGRSTTYYAEALELNDFGTIKCSAYKDAVNSKCGSTFCAVRMGAVYPEDDVPGIFYVPVHRSDPFGVTNDSDYNEGENKE; this comes from the exons ATGAAGTTCTTGTGGATTTTAGCAGTCTGCGTCTTAGCTG ttaCGGCTAATCAGCCTTTCGATGATGACGAAAGTCAAATTCATGGTGAAAATGGTTGGTACGTGCCGCGCCTGGATGGTTCCTTCGATTGGGTAGATATGGAGGTAGCCGAAAACTATTTGAGGTCTATGGAAGATTTGGAGGATGTGGAGACCTACTTGTCAACAGCGCCTGTCAAGTATTATCTCTACACCAGAGCCAATCCCAGCAAAGGTCAAAAACTTACTAGCACTACCAAATCGATTGATGACTCTAATTTCGATCCCAGCAAGCCCACATATTTTGTCATCCATGGTTGGACCCAGAGCTATACCTCTGGTATGAATAAGGACATTCGTTCTGCCGCTTTGAGAACTTTCGATTGCAACGTAATTATTGTGGACTGGGCCCGTGCCCGCTCCGTGGACTATGTCACTTCGGTTGCTGCTGTATCCAAGGTTGGCAAAAAGATTGCTTCATTTATTGACTTCTTGAACAAGGAATACAAAATGTCTTTCGATACCTTGACCGTTGCCGGTCATAGTTTGGGTGCTCATGTTGCTGGTTATGCTGGCAAGAATGTTAAGAACggcaaaattggagtcattgtcGGTATGGATCCCGCTATGCCCCTCTTCAATTATGACAAGCCAAAGAAGCGTTTAGCTGAAACCGATGCTGTCTATGTGGAATCCATTCAAACCAATGGTGGACTTTTGGGTTTCTTGAAACCCATTGGTCGCGGTGCCTTCTATCCAAATGGTGGTGAGAGCCAACCTGGTTGCATTGCTGATATAACAGGTGCCTGCTCTCACGGCCGTTCCACCACTTATTATGCCGAGGCTCTGGAATTGAACGATTTTGGTACTATCAAGTGCTCCGCATACAAAGATGCTGTAAACAGTAAATGTGGAAGCACTTTCTGCGCAGTGAGGATGGGCGCTGTATATCCTGAAGACGATGTTCCTGGAATTTTCTATGTTCCCGTTCACCGAAGTGATCCCTTTGGTGTAACGAATGATTCCGATTACAATGAAGGggaaaataaagaataa